A part of Astatotilapia calliptera chromosome 15, fAstCal1.2, whole genome shotgun sequence genomic DNA contains:
- the dnase2b gene encoding deoxyribonuclease-2-beta, producing the protein MISRFSLSSQIFVLLCCTVCGADISCRNEEGEAVDWFIVYKLPKYRIDDIGSGVEYMYLDSSKEGWEMSKYTINSSQGAITNTLNQLYMGKEYKSNTSVYALYNDAPPDLKYIQKYGHTKGALLFDRAQGFWLSHSIPHFPSFPEKGYLYPSSGKVNGQTALCVTYQYQQFLHIAKQLVYLYPRFYNCSVPAAFSADLPQLAQLCADSKPQLSSNKRMEQLFSAGGEKFVSFAKSENFVDDIYTGWVAQELGADLLVESWQRQGHDLPSNCSLAKHTMNIKKIQLPRSILFYSHYDHSKWCVSRLYEDQVTCLGDLNREMGQLWRGGGLICSSNPLIYKAFRQVVDWYIQC; encoded by the exons ATGATCTCACGCTTTAGTTTATCCTCAcagatttttgtgcttttgtgttgcACAGTTTGTGGTGCTGACATTTCATGTAGAAATGAAGAAGGCGAGGCAGTCGATTG GTTTATCGTCTACAAACTGCCTAAATACAGAATCGATGACATCGGCAGTGGGGTGGAGTACATGTACTTGGATTCATCAAAAGAAGGCTGGGAAATGAGTAAATACACGATTAACTCCAGCCAAGGAGCCATAACAAACACACTGAACCAGCTTTACATGGGAAAAGAGTACAAG TCAAACACCTCAGTGTATGCACTCTATAACGACGCCCCACCAGACCTGAAATACATTCAAAAATATGGACACACTAAAG GGGCACTGCTCTTTGACCGCGCTCAAGGTTTCTGGTTGTCGCACAGCATTCCCCATTTCCCTTCCTTCCCCGAGAAAGGGTACCTATACCCGTCGTCTGGCAAAGTCAATGGCCAGACTGCACTGTGTGTGACCTACCAGTACCAACAGTTTCTTCATATAG CAAAGCAGTTGGTCTACCTTTACCCACGTTTCTATAACTGCTCTGTTCCTGCTGCATTCTCGGCTGACCTGCCACAGCTGGCCCAGTTATGTGCGGACTCCAAACCACAGCTGTCCTCCAATAAGAGAATGGAGCAGCTTTTTTCAGCTGGAGGGGAAAAGTTTGTCAGTTTTGCTAAATCTGAAAACTTTGTGGATG ATATCTACACAGGCTGGGTGGCTCAGGAACTGGGCGCCGACCTTTTAGTGGAGTCCTGGCAGAGACAAGGTCACGACCTGCCCTCCAACTGCTCACTGGCCAAACACACCATGAACATTAAGAAAATCCAGCTTCCCAGATCAATCCTGTTTTATTCGCACTACGACCACTCAAAGTGGTGCGTGTCACGACTTTATGAGGACCAGGTGACCTGCCTGGGAGACCTGAACAGAGAGATGGGCCAGCTGTGGCGAGGTGGCGGTCTGATCTGTTCCTCCAACCCTTTGATTTATAAGGCCTTCAGGCAGGTGGTGGATTGGTACATTCAGTGCTAA
- the rpf1 gene encoding ribosome production factor 1: MDITEVSTSQDGKGKKGKKAKKKSAEVDGEGSAGEEKKMVKSELAVAFPPAFSVSEIKNKQRRHFMFMKLKQEKRKQKMQLRKKRRKEREALGDKAPPKEVPKTIENQRVYDETTVDPEDEEIAFDEGTDEFSAYFNGLTNPKVLITTSDRPRGRTVRFCEQLATVIPNAHVYYRRGLALKRIIPQCVARNFTYLMVINEDRQVPNGMVLCHLPDGPTAHFKVSSVRLRKEMKRRGKNPTEHYPEVILNNFTTRLGHTIGRLFAALFPQEPHFVGRQVATFHNQRDFIFFRFHRYIFKNEKKVGIQELGPRFTLKLRSLQKGTFDSKYGEYEWVMKRHEMEACRRKFQL, translated from the exons ATGGACATTACAGAGGTCTCAACAAGTCAGGACGGCAAAGGGAAGAAGGGCAAGAAAGCGAAGAAGAAGAGCGCGGAGGTTGATGGGGAAGGCAGCGCGGGGGAGGAGAAGAAGATGGTGAAGAGCGAGCTGGCTGTTGCCTTTCCTCCCGCCTTCAGTGTGTCAGAAATCAAGAATAAACAGCGAAGACACTTCATGTTCATGAAACTCAAGCAGGAGAAGAGAAAG CAAAAGATGCAGCtgaggaaaaagagaagaaaagaacgTGAAGCTTTAGGTGATAAG GCACCACCAAAGGAGGTCCCCAAAACAATAGAAAACCAGAGGGTGTATGACGAGACAACAGTCGACCCAGAGGATGAGGAG ATTGCTTTTGACGAGGGGACTGATGAATTCTCCGCCTACTTCAACGGGCTGACAAATCCTAAAGTGCTCATCACAACATCAGACAGGCCCAGAGGG AGGACGGTGAGGTTTTGCGAGCAGCTGGCCACAGTCATCCCAAATGCCCACGTGTACTACAGAAGAGGTTTGGCCCTGAAGAGGATCATACCGCAGTGCGTCGCCAGGAACTTCACCTATCTCATGGTCATCAATGAGGATCGACAAGTGCCCA ATGGCATGGTTCTCTGTCACTTACCTGACGGGCCGACTGCACACTTCAAAGTCAGCAGTGTTCGACTACGCAAGGAGATGAAG AGACGAGGCAAAAATCCAACTGAACACTACCCAGAGGTGATCCTCAACAATTTCACCACTCGTTTGGGGCACACCATCGGCCGTCTGTTCGCAGCTCTTTTCCCACAAGAGCCACACTTCGTTGGCAGACAGGTCGCCACCTTCCACAACCAGCGAGACTTCATCTTTTTCAGATTTCACAG GTACATCTTCAAGAATGAGAAGAAAGTTGGTATTCAGGAGCTGGGACCACGCTTCACCCTCAAACTCCGATCTCTACAAAAAGGCACGTTCGACTCAAAGTACGGAGAGTACGAGTGGGTGATGAAG CGTCATGAGATGGAAGCCTGCAGGCGAAAGTTCCAGCTTTGA
- the samd13 gene encoding sterile alpha motif domain-containing protein 13 isoform X1, translating into MKNYCNVKDPTADMEDKANGSVDTKSPVENGQLPDPSNWAVADVVNYFKATGFEEQAMAFQDQEIDGKSLLLMTRNDVLTGLSIKLGPALKIYEYHVKPLQTQHLKSNAS; encoded by the exons ATGAAAAATTACTGTAACGTTAAAGATC ctacaGCCGACATGGAAGACAAGGCAAATGGATCAGTTGACACCAAAAG CCCAGTGGAGAACGGTCAGCTGCCGGACCCTTCCAACTGGGCAGTTGCTGATGTTGTCAATTATTTCAAAGCAACAGGGTTTGAGGAGCAAGCCATGGCTTTCCAGGATCAG GAAATTGATGGTAAGTCCCTGCTCTTGATGACGCGTAACGACGTCCTGACGGGGCTGTCGATAAAGCTCGGCCCCGCACTGAAAATCTACGAGTATCACGTGAAGCCGCTGCAGACTCAGCACCTGAAAAGCAACGCCTCGTAG
- the LOC113006368 gene encoding guanine nucleotide-binding protein G(I)/G(S)/G(O) subunit gamma-5: protein MSGSTNVVAMKKVVQQLRLEAGINRVKVSQAAADLQQFCLQNAQQDPLLTGMSSSNNPFRPQKVCSFL, encoded by the exons ATGTCTGGATCGACCAACGTCGTAGCAATGAAGAAAGTGGTCCAACAGTTACGCCTTGAAGCTGGCATTAACAGAGTTAAG GTGTCCCAGGCCGCTGCAGACTTGCAGCAGTTCTGCCTCCAGAACGCCCAACAGGACCCTCTGCTCACCGGCATGTCGTCCAGCAACAACCCCTTCAGACCGCAGAAAGTCTGCTCCTTCCTATAG
- the spata1 gene encoding spermatogenesis-associated protein 1 isoform X3 gives MELSCASARYTEDRRPHSCKLLELHVLFVPADQWNVKLNKVSAEATESFISAGFIRVYPDVTLKTLRSELGALLGAQRSVNKFSFLKCVGRSLALVKSKQEQDLKVKVFAPPYQATQPELYLLPAVENDSSVCSRSLTPDTTSTSPDHQIYYHPPKTCSRATGTKEPTKFPHIPQYSHQPPPTHRLEEEEEEGDDRSYSSSEGGGEKEGETLSSIRRAEQECFRGQKQRAPQLALHTPQLQGCRGGDFQQCVADSAQVKELPEKEETCRKKKHNQRGNRAARHSGVAESLEDRDSGFSLTDGVGKSKVEHALKSIRNNRTARLSESLAPLSQPAVSPPSGLDLATVTHETAASPVLHTNKLISEIQLVREERKQLERRRQELLRKGKDLLAQNRHRRNQARDSWKKKYFEAKKATAPLDENLRNLRQELETFYNKVLHQLQARDNRAKPRHQGRSSMKNELIIQIMTESHEIDNLKRKVEDGKMKLVTEIKLRKQAATELRALKAELAQKKSQSSHPGLMGNTPRHGAQVQSSAAQFRINCT, from the exons ATGGAGCTGTCTTGCGCGTCAGCGAGATATACAGAGGACAGGAGACCTCACAGCTGCAag CTTCTGGAGCTCCATGTGCTGTTTGTGCCAGCTGACCAGTGGAATGTCAAGCTCAATAAAGTCTCTGCTGAAGCCACAGAGAGCTTCATATCAGCCGGCTTCATCAG GGTTTATCCTGATGTTACCCTGAAAACGCTTAGAAGTGAGCTGGGCGCTCTCCTTGGTGCACAGAGGAGCGTCAACAAATTCTCCTTCCTTAAATGTGTGGGGCGCAGTCTGGCGCTG GTCAAAAGCAAACAGGAGCAAGACCTGAAAGTGAAAGTGTTCGCCCCACCCTAT CAGGCCACGCAGCCGGAGCTTTACTTGCTGCCCGCTGTGGAGAATGACAGCAGCGTTTGCTCCCGGTCTCTCACCCCTGACACCACCAGCACCTCCCCAGACCACCAGATCTATTACCACCCTCCCAAAACGTGCAGCCGGGCAACAGGAACAAAGGAGCCCACCAAATTCCCCCATATCCCCCAGTATTCCCATCAGCCACCTCCCACACACCGGctagaagaagaggaggaagaaggggaTGATAGGAGCTACAGCTCTTCAGAAGGAGGCGGGGAGAAGGAAGGTGAAACTCTCTCCTCCATCAGGAGAGCAGAGCAGGAGTGTTTTCGAGGGCAAAAGCAAAGGGCACCCCAGCTTGCTTTGCACACACCCCAACTGCAAGGCtgcagaggtggag ATTTCCAGCAGTGTGTGGCTGATTCAGCTCAGGTGAAGGAATTGccagagaaagaagaaacctgcagaaagaagaaacataaCCAAAGAGGAAACAGAGCAGCCAGACATTCAGGAGTGGCGGAGTCCCTGGAGGACAGAGATTCAGGCTTCTCCCTAACAGACGG ggtTGGGAAATCAAAAGTGGAACACGCGCTGAAGTCCATCAGAAACAATCGAACAGCCAGG CTGTCAGAAAGCCTAGCTCCGTTGTCTCAGCCTGCCGTATCACCACCTTCAGGTTTAGACTTGGCCACAGTCACCCATGAAACGGCTGCTTCTCCAGTCCTTCACACAAACA AACTAATCAGTGAAATCCAGCTGGTACGGGAGGAGAGAAAGCAGCTGGAGAGGAGGCGACAAGAGCTGCTGCGAAAGGGGAAAGACTTGTTAGCCCAGAACAGACACCGCAGGAACCAAG CACGTGACAGctggaaaaagaaatattttgaaGCCAAGAAGGCCACAGCGCCATTGGACGAGAACTTGAGAAACTTGAGACAAGAACTGGAGACGTTTTACAACAAAGTCCTGCATCAGCTGCAGGCCCGAGATAACAGAGCAAAGCCCAGACACCAAGGAAGATCCTCCATGAAG AATGAGCTCATCATTCAGATCATGACTGAGAGCCACGAGATTGACAACCTGAAGAGGAAGGTAGAAGATGGCAAGATGAAGCTGGTGACGGAGATAAAG TTGAGAAAACAGGCGGCCACTGAGCTCAGAGCCCTGAAGGCTGAGCTGGCTCAGAAGAAGAGTCAGTCATCTCATCCCGGCCTGATGGGAAATACTCCACGGCACGGAGCACAAGTCCAGAGCAGCGCTGCCCAGTTCAGAATAAACTGCACGTGA
- the spata1 gene encoding spermatogenesis-associated protein 1 isoform X2, translating to MELSCASARYTEDRRPHSCKLLELHVLFVPADQWNVKLNKVSAEATESFISAGFIRVYPDVTLKTLRSELGALLGAQRSVNKFSFLKCVGRSLALVKSKQEQDLKVKVFAPPYATQPELYLLPAVENDSSVCSRSLTPDTTSTSPDHQIYYHPPKTCSRATGTKEPTKFPHIPQYSHQPPPTHRLEEEEEEGDDRSYSSSEGGGEKEGETLSSIRRAEQECFRGQKQRAPQLALHTPQLQGCRGGDFQQCVADSAQVKELPEKEETCRKKKHNQRGNRAARHSGVAESLEDRDSGFSLTDGVGKSKVEHALKSIRNNRTARLSESLAPLSQPAVSPPSGLDLATVTHETAASPVLHTNREELISEIQLVREERKQLERRRQELLRKGKDLLAQNRHRRNQARDSWKKKYFEAKKATAPLDENLRNLRQELETFYNKVLHQLQARDNRAKPRHQGRSSMKNELIIQIMTESHEIDNLKRKVEDGKMKLVTEIKLRKQAATELRALKAELAQKKSQSSHPGLMGNTPRHGAQVQSSAAQFRINCT from the exons ATGGAGCTGTCTTGCGCGTCAGCGAGATATACAGAGGACAGGAGACCTCACAGCTGCAag CTTCTGGAGCTCCATGTGCTGTTTGTGCCAGCTGACCAGTGGAATGTCAAGCTCAATAAAGTCTCTGCTGAAGCCACAGAGAGCTTCATATCAGCCGGCTTCATCAG GGTTTATCCTGATGTTACCCTGAAAACGCTTAGAAGTGAGCTGGGCGCTCTCCTTGGTGCACAGAGGAGCGTCAACAAATTCTCCTTCCTTAAATGTGTGGGGCGCAGTCTGGCGCTG GTCAAAAGCAAACAGGAGCAAGACCTGAAAGTGAAAGTGTTCGCCCCACCCTAT GCCACGCAGCCGGAGCTTTACTTGCTGCCCGCTGTGGAGAATGACAGCAGCGTTTGCTCCCGGTCTCTCACCCCTGACACCACCAGCACCTCCCCAGACCACCAGATCTATTACCACCCTCCCAAAACGTGCAGCCGGGCAACAGGAACAAAGGAGCCCACCAAATTCCCCCATATCCCCCAGTATTCCCATCAGCCACCTCCCACACACCGGctagaagaagaggaggaagaaggggaTGATAGGAGCTACAGCTCTTCAGAAGGAGGCGGGGAGAAGGAAGGTGAAACTCTCTCCTCCATCAGGAGAGCAGAGCAGGAGTGTTTTCGAGGGCAAAAGCAAAGGGCACCCCAGCTTGCTTTGCACACACCCCAACTGCAAGGCtgcagaggtggag ATTTCCAGCAGTGTGTGGCTGATTCAGCTCAGGTGAAGGAATTGccagagaaagaagaaacctgcagaaagaagaaacataaCCAAAGAGGAAACAGAGCAGCCAGACATTCAGGAGTGGCGGAGTCCCTGGAGGACAGAGATTCAGGCTTCTCCCTAACAGACGG ggtTGGGAAATCAAAAGTGGAACACGCGCTGAAGTCCATCAGAAACAATCGAACAGCCAGG CTGTCAGAAAGCCTAGCTCCGTTGTCTCAGCCTGCCGTATCACCACCTTCAGGTTTAGACTTGGCCACAGTCACCCATGAAACGGCTGCTTCTCCAGTCCTTCACACAAACA gggAAGAACTAATCAGTGAAATCCAGCTGGTACGGGAGGAGAGAAAGCAGCTGGAGAGGAGGCGACAAGAGCTGCTGCGAAAGGGGAAAGACTTGTTAGCCCAGAACAGACACCGCAGGAACCAAG CACGTGACAGctggaaaaagaaatattttgaaGCCAAGAAGGCCACAGCGCCATTGGACGAGAACTTGAGAAACTTGAGACAAGAACTGGAGACGTTTTACAACAAAGTCCTGCATCAGCTGCAGGCCCGAGATAACAGAGCAAAGCCCAGACACCAAGGAAGATCCTCCATGAAG AATGAGCTCATCATTCAGATCATGACTGAGAGCCACGAGATTGACAACCTGAAGAGGAAGGTAGAAGATGGCAAGATGAAGCTGGTGACGGAGATAAAG TTGAGAAAACAGGCGGCCACTGAGCTCAGAGCCCTGAAGGCTGAGCTGGCTCAGAAGAAGAGTCAGTCATCTCATCCCGGCCTGATGGGAAATACTCCACGGCACGGAGCACAAGTCCAGAGCAGCGCTGCCCAGTTCAGAATAAACTGCACGTGA
- the uox gene encoding uricase, producing the protein MANASDQKVEFVRTGYGKKTVKVLVVRRQGRQHSIIEVKADVELTLKSRKDYLTGDNSDIIPTDTIKNTVHGLAKLRGIKNIEQFSLDICNHFLTSFNHVLKAKVYMEEAPWRRLEKSGVEHAHAFIFSPEAYRFCDVEQTIGGIPVVHSGVKNMKVLKTTQSGFEGFYRDRFTTLKDAKDRFFCTSVYSRWRYNKIQDTDFDAAWKTVKETIIEKFAGPYDRGEYSPSVQKTLYETQVLVLDRLPEVDEIEIIMPNEHYFTIDMTRMGIVNNDEVLLPLDNPSGNITGTVRRKQRARL; encoded by the exons ATGGCAAACGCTTCAGATCAG AAAGTGGAGTTTGTGCGAACAGGTTACGGCAAGAAAACGGTGAAGGTGCTGGTCGTCCGGAGGCAGGGAAGACAGCATTCTATCATTGAGGTGAAGGCTGATGTGGAGCTCACGCTCAAGTCACGCAAAGATTATCTAACTGGAGACAACTCAGACATCATCCCTACTGACACCATTAAAAACACTGTCCACGGTTTGGCCAAGCTCAGAGGG ataAAGAACATCGAACAGTTTTCCCTGGATATCTGCAATCATTTCCTAACCTCTTTTAACCATGTGCTGAAGGCCAAAGTTTACATGGAGGAAGCTCCGTGGAGAAGGCTGGAGAAG agtGGGGTAGAGCATGCTCATGCGTTTATATTCAGCCCAGAAGCTTACCGCTTCTGTGATGTTGAACAGACTATCGGTG GCATCCCTGTGGTCCACAGTGGGGTGAAGAATATGAAGGTGCTGAAAACCACCCAGTCTGGTTTTGAAGGTTTCTACAGAGACCGCTTCACTACTCTGAAAGACGCCAAGGACAGGTTTTTCTGCACCTCTGTGTACTCGAGGTGGCGCTACAACAAGATCCAGGACACTGACTTTGACGCTGCTTG GAAGACTGTGAAGGAGACGATTATTGAGAAGTTTGCTGGCCCCTATGATCGCGGGGAGTACTCGCCCTCAGTGCAGAAGACCCTGTATGAAACTCAGGTTCTAGTCCTGGATCGACTTCCTGAG gtGGATGAAATAGAGATCATCATGCCCAATGAGCATTACTTCACCATAGACATGACAAGAATGGGTATTGTCAACAATGATGAA GTACTCCTTCCTCTGGATAATCCCTCAGGGAACATAACGGGGACAGTACGCAGGAAGCAGCGAGCACGGCTCTAA
- the spata1 gene encoding spermatogenesis-associated protein 1 isoform X1 translates to MELSCASARYTEDRRPHSCKLLELHVLFVPADQWNVKLNKVSAEATESFISAGFIRVYPDVTLKTLRSELGALLGAQRSVNKFSFLKCVGRSLALVKSKQEQDLKVKVFAPPYQATQPELYLLPAVENDSSVCSRSLTPDTTSTSPDHQIYYHPPKTCSRATGTKEPTKFPHIPQYSHQPPPTHRLEEEEEEGDDRSYSSSEGGGEKEGETLSSIRRAEQECFRGQKQRAPQLALHTPQLQGCRGGDFQQCVADSAQVKELPEKEETCRKKKHNQRGNRAARHSGVAESLEDRDSGFSLTDGVGKSKVEHALKSIRNNRTARLSESLAPLSQPAVSPPSGLDLATVTHETAASPVLHTNREELISEIQLVREERKQLERRRQELLRKGKDLLAQNRHRRNQARDSWKKKYFEAKKATAPLDENLRNLRQELETFYNKVLHQLQARDNRAKPRHQGRSSMKNELIIQIMTESHEIDNLKRKVEDGKMKLVTEIKLRKQAATELRALKAELAQKKSQSSHPGLMGNTPRHGAQVQSSAAQFRINCT, encoded by the exons ATGGAGCTGTCTTGCGCGTCAGCGAGATATACAGAGGACAGGAGACCTCACAGCTGCAag CTTCTGGAGCTCCATGTGCTGTTTGTGCCAGCTGACCAGTGGAATGTCAAGCTCAATAAAGTCTCTGCTGAAGCCACAGAGAGCTTCATATCAGCCGGCTTCATCAG GGTTTATCCTGATGTTACCCTGAAAACGCTTAGAAGTGAGCTGGGCGCTCTCCTTGGTGCACAGAGGAGCGTCAACAAATTCTCCTTCCTTAAATGTGTGGGGCGCAGTCTGGCGCTG GTCAAAAGCAAACAGGAGCAAGACCTGAAAGTGAAAGTGTTCGCCCCACCCTAT CAGGCCACGCAGCCGGAGCTTTACTTGCTGCCCGCTGTGGAGAATGACAGCAGCGTTTGCTCCCGGTCTCTCACCCCTGACACCACCAGCACCTCCCCAGACCACCAGATCTATTACCACCCTCCCAAAACGTGCAGCCGGGCAACAGGAACAAAGGAGCCCACCAAATTCCCCCATATCCCCCAGTATTCCCATCAGCCACCTCCCACACACCGGctagaagaagaggaggaagaaggggaTGATAGGAGCTACAGCTCTTCAGAAGGAGGCGGGGAGAAGGAAGGTGAAACTCTCTCCTCCATCAGGAGAGCAGAGCAGGAGTGTTTTCGAGGGCAAAAGCAAAGGGCACCCCAGCTTGCTTTGCACACACCCCAACTGCAAGGCtgcagaggtggag ATTTCCAGCAGTGTGTGGCTGATTCAGCTCAGGTGAAGGAATTGccagagaaagaagaaacctgcagaaagaagaaacataaCCAAAGAGGAAACAGAGCAGCCAGACATTCAGGAGTGGCGGAGTCCCTGGAGGACAGAGATTCAGGCTTCTCCCTAACAGACGG ggtTGGGAAATCAAAAGTGGAACACGCGCTGAAGTCCATCAGAAACAATCGAACAGCCAGG CTGTCAGAAAGCCTAGCTCCGTTGTCTCAGCCTGCCGTATCACCACCTTCAGGTTTAGACTTGGCCACAGTCACCCATGAAACGGCTGCTTCTCCAGTCCTTCACACAAACA gggAAGAACTAATCAGTGAAATCCAGCTGGTACGGGAGGAGAGAAAGCAGCTGGAGAGGAGGCGACAAGAGCTGCTGCGAAAGGGGAAAGACTTGTTAGCCCAGAACAGACACCGCAGGAACCAAG CACGTGACAGctggaaaaagaaatattttgaaGCCAAGAAGGCCACAGCGCCATTGGACGAGAACTTGAGAAACTTGAGACAAGAACTGGAGACGTTTTACAACAAAGTCCTGCATCAGCTGCAGGCCCGAGATAACAGAGCAAAGCCCAGACACCAAGGAAGATCCTCCATGAAG AATGAGCTCATCATTCAGATCATGACTGAGAGCCACGAGATTGACAACCTGAAGAGGAAGGTAGAAGATGGCAAGATGAAGCTGGTGACGGAGATAAAG TTGAGAAAACAGGCGGCCACTGAGCTCAGAGCCCTGAAGGCTGAGCTGGCTCAGAAGAAGAGTCAGTCATCTCATCCCGGCCTGATGGGAAATACTCCACGGCACGGAGCACAAGTCCAGAGCAGCGCTGCCCAGTTCAGAATAAACTGCACGTGA
- the samd13 gene encoding sterile alpha motif domain-containing protein 13 isoform X2, producing the protein MKNYCNVKDPDMEDKANGSVDTKSPVENGQLPDPSNWAVADVVNYFKATGFEEQAMAFQDQEIDGKSLLLMTRNDVLTGLSIKLGPALKIYEYHVKPLQTQHLKSNAS; encoded by the exons ATGAAAAATTACTGTAACGTTAAAGATC CCGACATGGAAGACAAGGCAAATGGATCAGTTGACACCAAAAG CCCAGTGGAGAACGGTCAGCTGCCGGACCCTTCCAACTGGGCAGTTGCTGATGTTGTCAATTATTTCAAAGCAACAGGGTTTGAGGAGCAAGCCATGGCTTTCCAGGATCAG GAAATTGATGGTAAGTCCCTGCTCTTGATGACGCGTAACGACGTCCTGACGGGGCTGTCGATAAAGCTCGGCCCCGCACTGAAAATCTACGAGTATCACGTGAAGCCGCTGCAGACTCAGCACCTGAAAAGCAACGCCTCGTAG
- the LOC113006511 gene encoding deoxyribonuclease-2-alpha-like, producing the protein METSRYTSVMGFLLSVGILFQGCDSAVKCRNDRGDEVDWYILYKRPNEDKLGLSYFYMDESTNGWILSQENINSDSGTLANTLRPLFDFYDRKIEGFGYILYSDQPPKPYVAPPSFGHSKGVVLLDKTSGVWLSHSTPKFPVYRSKAFWPDNGNANAQAFMCVTYPYKQFKEIGVQLKYIHAYSYDSEIPTTFHNELRCVAQRDCYPKKEPWFSQATLTSSRGRNFISFAKYTRFGDDLYSGLVTKNIRGNLYVKSWGKMHHNRGLPSNCSSSIPNHVYNVKEVKLPNRKAFSDTVDHSKWCVTEDGDWICIADMNREESQMKRGGGAICTNDRVVGMAFYGLIRSFEPCKDPRSVGRREL; encoded by the exons ATGGAAACAAGTAGATAT ACCAGTGTGATGGGATTCCTCTTGAGTGTTGGGATCCTTTTTCAGGGGTGTGACTCAGCGGTAAAATGCAGGAATGACAGAGGAGACGAAGTTGACTG GTATATTTTGTACAAGCGTCCCAATGAGGATAAACTTGGATTGTCATACTTTTACATGGATGAGAGCACCAACGGATGGATACTCAGCCAAGAGAACATCAACAGTGATTCTGGCACTCTCGCAAACACCCTGAGACCTCTTTTTGACTTCTATGACAGAAAG ATCGAAGGCTTTGGATACATACTCTACAGCGACCAGCCTCCAAAGCCGTATGTTGCTCCTCCATCGTTTGGTCACAGTAAAG GAGTTGTGTTGTTGGACAAAACGTCTGGAGTTTGGCTTTCACACAGTACACCCAAATTTCCAGTATATCGCAGTAAAGCCTTCTGGCCTGATAATGGAAATGCAAACGCTCAAGCATTTATGTGCGTGACTTACCCGTATAAGCAGTTCAAAGAAATAG GAGTGCAGCTCAAGTACATCCATGCTTATTCGTATGACTCTGAAATCCCAACAACCTTTCACAATGAGCTGCGGTGTGTGGCACAGCGAGACTGCTACCCGAAAAAGGAACCCTGGTTTAGTCAGGCGACGCTGACTTCTTCACGCGGTCGTAACTTCATCAGCTTTGCAAAATACACACGCTTTGGTGATG ATCTTTACTCTGGTCTTGTTACAAAAAACATTAGGGGGAATCTGTATGTTAAGAGCTGGGGAAAGATGCACCACAATCGCGGTCTGCCTTCTAACTGCAGTTCAAGCATCCCTAACCATGTGTACAACGTGAAAGAAGTAAAGCTTCCAAACAGGAAGGCCTTCAGTGATACTGTGGATCACTCAAAGTGGTGCGTGACTGAGGACGGTGACTGGATCTGCATCGCTGATATGAACCGAGAGGAGAGTCAGATGAAAAGAGGTGGAGGAGCAATATGCACTAATGACAGAGTAGTTGGGATGGCTTTCTATGGACTGATACGCAGTTTTGAACCATGTAAAGATCCACGCTCTGTTGGTAGACGAGAGCTGTGA